A window of the Pseudomonas gozinkensis genome harbors these coding sequences:
- a CDS encoding FecR domain-containing protein has translation MSRREPQALDPAIVDQAIQWLVRLRFNQANEQTQRNFEDWLQQRPEHVLAWQRVQTLGEELVGVPAQLARQTLNGADRGMRRRESLKLLGILASVGTAAWLGRDYTPLPAMLAQQRSSTGEQRRFQLDDGSLIQLNSDSAVDSDFDAQRRVIILRRGEIIVNVGADPHSPQARPFWVQTRDGIIRAQSPRFLARERDDGTLVAAQGGSVTAFPGSSQIAGSRVVQAGNQLLFTSSGVRALTDNGLDPWSWGDGVISARNMRLGDFIVELSRYRPGVLRCAEEVADRRVSGTFQLADNDQVLALVAQSLRVHVDYRTRYWVTVTAAS, from the coding sequence ATGTCGAGGCGTGAGCCGCAGGCGCTGGATCCGGCCATTGTCGATCAGGCAATCCAATGGTTGGTGCGCCTTCGCTTCAATCAGGCCAATGAACAAACACAGCGCAACTTTGAGGACTGGCTGCAGCAGCGCCCAGAGCATGTGTTGGCGTGGCAGCGTGTGCAAACGCTTGGGGAAGAGTTGGTTGGCGTTCCAGCTCAATTGGCCCGGCAAACCCTGAATGGCGCTGATCGGGGAATGCGTCGGCGAGAAAGCCTTAAGCTACTGGGCATATTGGCATCTGTTGGCACTGCGGCCTGGCTCGGTCGGGACTACACGCCCTTGCCGGCCATGCTTGCGCAGCAGCGCAGTAGCACCGGCGAGCAACGACGCTTCCAGCTCGATGATGGGAGTCTTATCCAGCTCAATAGCGACAGCGCCGTCGACAGCGATTTCGACGCCCAGCGACGCGTGATCATCCTGCGGCGTGGTGAGATCATCGTGAATGTCGGCGCGGATCCACACTCGCCTCAAGCGCGACCGTTCTGGGTACAAACCCGCGACGGGATCATACGCGCTCAGAGTCCCCGCTTTCTTGCACGCGAGCGTGACGATGGCACTCTGGTCGCGGCTCAGGGAGGCTCAGTCACGGCTTTCCCCGGCTCCAGTCAAATTGCTGGTAGCCGCGTTGTCCAGGCAGGAAATCAGCTTTTGTTTACATCAAGTGGTGTTCGTGCGTTGACGGACAACGGCCTTGATCCATGGAGCTGGGGGGACGGGGTGATCAGCGCGCGCAATATGCGCCTGGGTGATTTCATCGTGGAGTTGTCGCGTTATCGCCCCGGGGTACTGCGCTGCGCCGAGGAGGTGGCTGATCGGCGCGTTTCCGGCACCTTCCAGCTCGCCGACAACGATCAGGTCCTGGCGTTGGTCGCGCAATCACTGCGCGTGCACGTTGATTATCGGACCCGGTATTGGGTGACCGTGACCGCTGCCAGTTGA
- a CDS encoding sigma-70 family RNA polymerase sigma factor encodes MRSDETLGIADLGLLYRTHHSWLNGWLLRRTGCRDNAADLVQDTFVRLLKSRQSSPLREPRAYLSSIARGLMIDQYRRRELERAYLESVALLPPHEVPSEESRLMILDSLERIDRMLDRLKPRVRQAFLYARLDGLTCAQIAEKLSVSCATVERDLATALQHCYRLRYVEA; translated from the coding sequence ATGCGCAGCGACGAAACACTAGGTATTGCAGATCTAGGGCTGCTCTATCGTACCCACCACTCTTGGTTGAACGGCTGGCTACTTCGACGCACTGGATGTCGCGATAACGCAGCAGATCTGGTGCAAGACACCTTCGTGCGTCTGCTCAAATCCCGTCAATCCAGCCCCTTGCGCGAACCCCGCGCCTATCTGAGCAGCATCGCCCGCGGACTGATGATTGATCAGTATCGTCGTCGCGAACTCGAACGTGCTTACCTGGAAAGCGTCGCGTTACTGCCGCCACACGAGGTTCCCTCGGAAGAAAGCCGGCTGATGATTCTTGATTCGCTCGAGCGCATAGACCGCATGCTCGACAGGCTCAAACCGAGAGTTCGCCAGGCGTTTTTATATGCCCGGCTCGACGGTCTGACCTGCGCGCAAATAGCCGAAAAACTGAGTGTTTCCTGCGCTACGGTGGAACGCGACCTGGCCACGGCCCTGCAACACTGCTATCGATTGCGTTATGTCGAGGCGTGA
- a CDS encoding DUF3833 domain-containing protein, whose amino-acid sequence MTRFLLLMALTLSIASCTSVDVTRYADQQPALDLERFFSQPVKAWGMFQKRSGEVTKRFEVSIVSRREGNNLILDERFLYSDGTRQQRVWTLTPQGQGRWSGRAGDVVGVANGQVAGNTLHWRYRLNVSVDDSTYEMSMDDWMYLMDEDTLINRTRMSKFGVEVGQVTLFFRRQGAESSQ is encoded by the coding sequence ATGACTCGATTCCTGCTGTTAATGGCACTGACGCTCAGCATTGCAAGCTGCACCAGCGTGGATGTCACGCGCTATGCCGATCAACAACCGGCACTCGATCTGGAGCGCTTTTTCAGCCAGCCCGTCAAGGCCTGGGGAATGTTCCAGAAGCGCAGCGGTGAAGTGACCAAGCGTTTTGAAGTCAGCATCGTCAGCCGTCGCGAAGGCAACAACCTGATTCTCGACGAGCGCTTCCTGTACAGCGACGGTACCCGCCAACAACGCGTCTGGACATTGACGCCACAGGGCCAGGGACGCTGGAGCGGTCGCGCCGGCGATGTAGTCGGCGTTGCCAACGGCCAGGTGGCTGGCAACACGTTGCACTGGCGTTATCGTCTCAACGTGTCGGTCGACGATTCGACCTATGAAATGAGCATGGACGACTGGATGTATCTGATGGACGAGGACACGTTGATCAACCGCACCCGCATGTCCAAATTCGGGGTTGAAGTCGGTCAGGTGACGTTGTTCTTCCGCCGCCAGGGCGCCGAATCAAGCCAATGA
- a CDS encoding cryptochrome/photolyase family protein, whose translation MNVTRRLCLVLGDQLSFDLASLQALDVERDTVLLVEVMEEASHVPHHPQKIALIFSAMRHFAQALREQGVHVEYVTLDDPENSGSVPGELHRWQALLQSEELHVTECGDWRLEHSIKECGLPIHWHADTRFLCSREEFAAWAEGKKQLRMEFFYREMRRKSRLLLNGDGSPVGGTWNFDAENRKALPKGVKAPYPARFNNDAITCEVLALVKARFSQHYGALDDFNYPVTHADAQALWAYFLDYGLAGFGDYQDAMASDEPFLFHARISAALNIGLLDLRQLCSDVESAYWSGSVALNAAEGFIRQLIGWREYVRGVYWLKMPDYALGNSFGNSRPLPEFYWTGDTQMNCMRHAIGQSLQHAYAHHIQRLMVTGNFALLAGIVPSQICEWYLAIYMDAFDWVELPNTLGMVMHADGGFLGSKPYCASGQYINRMSDYCRGCAYKVSESTADNACPFNALYWHFLMRHGELLRGNQRMAMMYKNLDRMPETKQQALWQRGETLLARLDNGETI comes from the coding sequence ATGAACGTTACCCGCCGCTTGTGCCTGGTACTGGGCGACCAGTTGTCCTTTGACCTGGCTTCATTACAGGCACTCGATGTCGAGCGCGACACGGTGCTGTTGGTCGAAGTCATGGAGGAAGCCAGCCATGTGCCCCACCATCCACAAAAGATTGCCCTGATCTTCAGTGCCATGCGCCATTTCGCCCAGGCCCTGCGAGAACAGGGTGTACATGTTGAATACGTCACCCTGGATGATCCCGAGAACAGCGGTTCAGTACCGGGTGAGCTACATCGCTGGCAAGCGCTGTTGCAGTCCGAGGAATTGCATGTCACCGAGTGTGGGGACTGGCGGCTGGAGCACTCGATCAAAGAATGCGGCTTGCCCATCCACTGGCACGCCGACACGCGTTTTCTGTGCAGTCGCGAAGAGTTCGCCGCATGGGCCGAAGGCAAAAAACAGCTGCGCATGGAGTTTTTCTACCGGGAGATGCGCCGCAAGAGCCGCCTGCTGCTCAATGGCGACGGCTCACCGGTGGGTGGCACGTGGAATTTCGATGCCGAGAATCGCAAAGCCCTGCCCAAAGGCGTGAAAGCGCCCTACCCGGCACGCTTCAATAACGACGCCATCACCTGCGAAGTACTGGCTCTGGTCAAGGCGCGTTTCAGCCAGCATTACGGTGCTCTCGATGACTTCAACTATCCCGTCACCCATGCCGATGCACAGGCACTTTGGGCGTACTTTCTCGATTACGGTCTGGCCGGGTTTGGCGATTACCAGGACGCCATGGCCAGTGATGAGCCGTTCCTGTTTCATGCGCGCATCAGCGCAGCGCTCAACATCGGCCTGCTGGATCTGCGGCAGCTGTGCAGCGACGTCGAGTCGGCGTACTGGTCCGGCAGCGTTGCGCTTAACGCCGCCGAAGGCTTCATTCGGCAATTGATTGGCTGGCGTGAATATGTGCGGGGCGTGTACTGGCTGAAAATGCCGGATTACGCGCTGGGCAATTCTTTTGGCAACAGCCGGCCGCTGCCCGAATTCTACTGGACCGGCGATACGCAGATGAACTGCATGCGCCACGCCATCGGGCAAAGCTTGCAGCACGCCTACGCGCATCACATTCAGCGGCTGATGGTCACCGGCAATTTCGCTCTGCTTGCCGGCATCGTGCCGAGTCAGATCTGCGAGTGGTATCTGGCAATTTACATGGACGCCTTTGACTGGGTCGAACTCCCCAACACGCTGGGCATGGTCATGCACGCCGATGGCGGCTTTCTCGGTTCCAAGCCCTATTGCGCCAGTGGCCAATACATCAATCGCATGTCGGATTACTGCCGAGGTTGCGCTTACAAGGTCAGCGAAAGCACGGCGGACAATGCCTGTCCGTTCAATGCGCTGTATTGGCATTTCCTGATGCGCCACGGTGAACTGCTGCGCGGCAATCAGCGCATGGCCATGATGTACAAGAACCTCGACCGCATGCCGGAAACGAAGCAACAGGCACTCTGGCAGCGCGGCGAGACGCTGTTGGCCCGCCTGGATAACGGGGAGACGATCTGA